One Helianthus annuus cultivar XRQ/B chromosome 7, HanXRQr2.0-SUNRISE, whole genome shotgun sequence genomic region harbors:
- the LOC110869112 gene encoding receptor-like protein EIX2 codes for MSVPFSVSYLSSCHLWLLVVLALVQLCLSGQKSDDVLCMDGERQALIRFKHDLIDEADRLASWVGEKSDCCRWAGIVCDNITGHVQEIRLRGLDGHCDSISIYDGSYKAVKEGLKQKLGGHLNPSLLELKQLKYLDLSCNDFKHIQIPSFIGSFRNLRYLNLSESNFGGMFPPKIGNISELRVLSLADLGGIRIMEMKWLSNLRQLHHLDMSLIDLSKAIDWFQVINTLPSLVELHLSICRLPNMHPHVSRLNVTSLTVLDLLGNDFGETFPKWIFSITSLVSLHLGDCRFNNPLPSSIYSFRNLTSLETLYAYGNHFMNSSSLLEGLSSNLKVLDIGYCGISSLGPHSLRNLTSLLSLDMSGNQLTNQIPNLLGNFCKLRDINLAFSNFGNVGLTYLLKSLFSCKSPSLESLDMYSSGLSGPIPNSIIRLSSLKMLVLTGNRLNGSIPDSVGKLSSLKLLDLSGNRLNGNIPDSISRLSLLETLDLSYNQLGGSLPYSLGQLSKLIDLYFSHNLLTGVVTEAHLAKLVSLRFLDGSGNNLTLKLQVANWIPPFQLQGMYLNSWHLGPQFPLWLQSQRDLIRLDISNSHISSPMPRDSFWRSFPDLTYLNMSGNHLRGTLKLGFLGTFDVLDLSFNEFTGELSTISNGSLNLVSLDLSYNSFEGSLHHLLCFSGVQETHVLFLAYNHFSGLIPECWEKWPNLQVLSLENNNLSGEIPKTLGYVHELQLLNLHGNKISGRLPSSLMNLSKLEILQLGKNELVGSIPTWIGTKLTFLKILNLRSNHLDGNIPHELCYLSHTHILNLAQNNLSGNIPRCFYNFSFLSGKETYTYPALTIYFEQDGFSSSGLARVTASDTLVMKGQEYTYTSFLGLVTFLDLSSNNFYGQIPNELTALTELKSLNLSRNKLTGRIPEKIGDMKALESLDFSMNKLSGELPMSLSRLNFLSSFNVSYNKLTGRVPTGTQLQSFNESGFTGNKLCGAPLSDRCVPVEVPNLTIGDQKEDGGTEWGLIISIVLGLVTGFWIIVAPLIVSTSWRIAYFSLVSKLIDI; via the coding sequence ATGAGTGTTCCATTTTCAGTTTCTTATTTATCATCTTGTCACTTGTGGTTGCTTGTTGTTTTGGCCTTGGTTCAGTTGTGCTTATCTGGTCAAAAGTCTGATGATGTATTATGTATGGACGGTGAGAGACAAGCACTTATCCGGTTCAAGCACGACCTCATAGACGAAGCAGACCGGCTTGCTTCTTGGGTTGGTGAGAAGAGCGATTGTTGCAGATGGGCTGGAATCGTTTGTGATAACATCACTGGCCATGTCCAAGAGATTCGTCTTCGTGGACTTGATGGTCATTGTGATAGTATTAGCATATATGACGGCTCTTATAAAGCAGTAAAAGAAGGCTTAAAGCAGAAGTTAGGAGGGCATTTAAATCCATCGTTGTTGGAGCTGAAGCAACTCAAGTATCTAGACTTGAGCTGCAATGATTTTAAACATATCCAAATTCCAAGCTTCATAGGTTCTTTTAGAAACCTGAGGTATCTTAACCTCTCTGAATCGAACTTTGGTGGGATGTTCCCTCCTAAAATAGGGAATATTTCAGAGTTACGTGTCCTTTCTCTTGCAGATTTGGGTGGAATAAGAATAATGGAAATGAAGTGGTTGTCAAATCTTCGTCAGTTGCATCATTTGGATATGAGTTTAATTGATCTTAGCAAAGCTATCGACTGGTTTCAGGTGATCAACACTCTCCCTTCTTTGGTCGAACTGCATCTCTCTATTTGTCGACTCCCGAATATGCATCCCCATGTTTCTAGACTTAATGTAACATCCCTCACTGTGCTTGATCTTCTTGGAAATGATTTTGGTGAAACTTTTCCAAAGTGGATTTTtagtataacaagtctagtttcaTTGCATTTAGGTGACTGCAGATTTAACAACCCTCTTCCTAGTAGCATTTATAGCTTTCGTAATTTGACTTCTCTCGAGACGCTGTATGCCTACGGGAATCATTTTATGAATTCTTCATCGCTTTTAGAAGGGTTGTCTAGTAACTTGAAAGTGTTAGATATAGGTTATTGTGGGATTTCGAGTTTAGGACCACATTCACTTCGTAACCTCACATCTCTTCTTAGCCTTGACATGTCAGGAAACCAACTCACCAATCAAATACCTAATTTGTTGGGTAACTTTTGTAAACTGAGAGACATCAATTTGGCATTCAGCAATTTTGGTAACGTTGGATTAACATACCTTCTTAAAAGTCTTTTCAGTTGCAAATCACCGAGTTTGGAGTCATTAGACATGTATTCCTCAGGACTTTCTGGTCCAATTCCTAACTCCATCATACGACTATCATCGTTGAAGATGTTAGTGCTTACTGGTAACAGACTGAACGGAAGCATTCCTGACTCAGTCGGGAAATTATCATCATTGAAGTTGTTAGATCTTTCGGGTAATAGATTGAACGGAAACATTCCTGACTCGATCTCACGATTATCATTATTAGAGACGTTGGATCTTTCGTATAACCAACTCGGCGGCAGCCTTCCCTATAGCCTCGGTCAACTTTCAAAACTGATTGATTTATATTTTTCACACAATTTGTTGACGGGTGTTGTCACAGAAGCTCACTTGGCTAAACTAGTGAGCCTGAGATTTCTAGATGGGTCAGGCAACAACTTGACCCTAAAACTTCAAGTTGCCAACTGGATTCCTCCCTTCCAATTGCAAGGCATGTATTTGAACTCTTGGCATTTGGGGCCTCAATTTCCTTTATGGCTTCAATCGCAGAGAGATTTAATACGACTCGACATAAGCAATTCACACATTTCATCACCAATGCCTCGTGACTCTTTCTGGAGATCATTCCCTGATCTAACTTATTTAAATATGTCTGGCAATCATCTCAGAGGTACATTAAAATTAGGTTTCCTTGGAACATTTGATGTACTTGACTTGAGTTTTAACGAGTTTACAGGGGAATTATCTACTATCTCAAATGGTTCATTAAACCTTGTGTCTTTGGATCTGTCTTATAACTCTTTTGAGGGATCATTACACCATTTGTTGTGTTTCAGTGGCGTGCAAGAAACACATGTTCTTTTTCTGGCATATAATCATTTTTCGGGGCTCATTCCCGAGTGTTGGGAGAAGTGGCCAAATTTGCAAGTCTTAAGCTTGGAAAATAATAACTTGTCTGGTGAGATTCCAAAAACACTTGGTTATGTTCATGAGCTACAACTATTGAACCTACATGGGAACAAGATATCAGGGAGATTACCATCTTCACTAATGAACTTGTCAAAGTTGGAGATCCTTCAACTTGGCAAAAATGAACTTGTTGGAAGCATCCCAACATGGATTGGAACAAAACTCACTTTTTTAAAAATTCTCAACCTTAGGTCCAACCACTTGGACGGGAATATTCCTCATGAGCTCTGCTATCTTTCACATACTCACATTTTGAATCTTGCTCAAAATAATCTATCCGGAAACATTCCAAGATGCTTTTACAACTTTAGTTTCCTTTCTGGTAAAGAAACATATACGTATCCTGCTTTAACCATATATTTTGAACAAGATGGATTCTCTAGCAGTGGATTGGCTCGTGTTACTGCAAGCGATACGTTGGTGATGAAGGGACAAGAGTACACCTATACATCTTTTCTTGGACTTGTGACGTTCTTGGACCTTTCTAGCAACAATTTTTATGGACAAATCCCTAATGAGCTTACGGCCCTCACGGAGTTAAAGTCACTAAACTTATCAAGAAATAAGTTGACAGGAAGGATCCCAGAGAAAATTGGTGACATGAAAGCACTTGAATCTCTTGATTTCTCTATGAACAAGCTTTCTGGAGAACTTCCCATGAGCTTGTCAAGGTTGAATTTCTTAAGCAGCTTCAACGTGTCCTACAACAAATTGACTGGAAGAGTTCCAACCGGTACTCAGCTCCAAAGCTTCAATGAGTCTGGCTTTACTGGCAACAAACTTTGTGGAGCTCCACTAAGTGATCGTTGTGTACCAGTTGAAGTACCAAATCTTACAATAGGAGACCAAAAGGAAGACGGTGGAACAGAATGGGGGTTGATTATTAGCATTGTGCTTGGACTTGTTACTGGATTTTGGATCATTGTGGCTCCATTGATAGTCAGCACATCATGGAGGATTGCATATTTTAGTCTCGTGAGTAAATTGATCGATATATGA